In Kordiimonas pumila, a single genomic region encodes these proteins:
- a CDS encoding thiamine pyrophosphate-dependent dehydrogenase E1 component subunit alpha, whose product MKKNDTRLWMYSNMVKSRVYEERIKVAYLEGKQPLFNMAKGPVPGEMHLSNGQEPCAVGVCAHLRADDAVTATHRPHHIAIAKGVDLKGMTAEIFGKEAGLSGGKGGHMHIFDAKVNFACSGIIAEGMGPAVGAAVAAKMRGSDAVAVSFIGEGAANQGAFHESLNLAAVWKAPVVFIIEDNSWGISVHKDKSTAVKRNSDRASAYGMPGYFIEKNDPDKIYEVAGEAISRARRGEGPTLIEIETVRLEGHFMGDAEGYRPESEKTALASIDPIPLYRAKLIAEGIAEEALLHSIEAKATAEVDAVFAFARATPLPAPEQAFDCVFMAKPAA is encoded by the coding sequence ATGAAAAAAAATGACACACGGTTATGGATGTATTCAAACATGGTAAAAAGCCGTGTTTATGAAGAACGCATAAAGGTGGCATACCTTGAAGGCAAGCAGCCGCTTTTTAACATGGCAAAAGGCCCTGTGCCCGGCGAAATGCACCTTTCAAATGGGCAGGAACCCTGTGCTGTTGGTGTGTGTGCGCACCTGCGGGCTGATGATGCTGTTACCGCCACCCACCGCCCCCATCATATTGCCATTGCAAAAGGGGTGGACCTAAAAGGTATGACGGCAGAGATTTTTGGCAAGGAAGCAGGACTTTCTGGCGGCAAGGGCGGCCATATGCATATCTTTGATGCCAAGGTGAATTTTGCCTGTAGTGGTATTATTGCTGAAGGCATGGGCCCAGCGGTGGGCGCAGCGGTTGCTGCCAAAATGCGCGGTAGCGATGCGGTGGCAGTTTCTTTCATTGGCGAAGGGGCGGCGAACCAGGGGGCATTCCACGAATCTCTTAATCTGGCAGCGGTATGGAAAGCTCCCGTTGTTTTTATTATTGAAGATAATTCATGGGGTATTTCTGTTCATAAAGATAAGTCTACGGCGGTGAAACGCAATTCAGACCGTGCTTCAGCCTACGGTATGCCCGGCTATTTTATTGAAAAGAACGACCCAGACAAAATTTATGAAGTAGCAGGCGAAGCCATCAGCCGTGCTCGCAGGGGAGAAGGCCCCACGCTCATTGAAATAGAAACAGTGCGCCTTGAGGGGCACTTCATGGGCGATGCTGAAGGTTACCGCCCTGAGAGCGAAAAAACAGCGCTTGCGAGTATAGACCCAATCCCGCTTTACAGAGCAAAGCTGATAGCAGAAGGCATTGCAGAAGAGGCATTGCTGCACTCGATTGAAGCGAAAGCAACAGCCGAGGTAGATGCAGTTTTTGCATTTGCACGCGCAACGCCGTTACCGGCACCAGAGCAGGCATTTGACTGCGTTTTCATGGCTAAGCCAGCAGCATAA